Proteins encoded within one genomic window of Platichthys flesus chromosome 17, fPlaFle2.1, whole genome shotgun sequence:
- the c17h6orf47 gene encoding uncharacterized protein C6orf47 homolog yields MTAVVGRALGWVCSWGRSVASDNTSAVVAKGPEHAWGSQSHRGWTSWLWDGWRRQSDQSSPVEEYWEAQERVPTLEMEALYAGKQKTVVDAGQVSRWWNKYLPTYILWPRKSEPSALSQRKHDGLSRGAWDHDVDGDFSDYITPPPSPTPPSSRLTSPFRLFADSWKVEILPEHYEISFNFLRHLFDLLVVGFLWTVSPPTKLILEVLGVQGALRLWFHGMAMFFVSTVGMAGLLWLIQEYLYQFALIYGIIQAVVISVSVRQSVITGVDGEEEDEKEEEGKETNEMTDCKKHTEKLVSIEDKVKTS; encoded by the coding sequence ATGACAGCTGTGGTAGGTAGAGCACTGGGCTGGGTGTGCTCATGGGGCAGAAGTGTCGCATCAGACAATACCTCAGCGGTAGTAGCCAAGGGCCCGGAGCATGCCTGGGGCAGCCAGAGCCACAGGGGGTGGACCTCTTGGCTCTGGGATGGGTGGAGACGTCAAAGTGACCAAAGTTCTCCAGTCGAGGAGTACTGGGAGGCCCAGGAGAGGGTTCCGACCTTGGAAATGGAAGCTCTCTATGCGGGGAAGCAGAAGACTGTGGTAGATGCAGGACAAGTTTCAAGATGGTGGAATAAATATCTCCCAACTTACATTTTGTGGCCAAGAAAATCAGAGCCAAGCGCACTAAGCCAAAGGAAACATGATGGTCTGAGTCGAGGTGCATGGGATCATGATGTTGATGGGGACTTTTCCGACTACATAACGCCACCTCCGTCTCCTACGCCTCCTTCCTCTCGGCTGACATCACCTTTTCGACTCTTTGCGGACAGCTGGAAGGTGGAAATCCTTCCGGAGCACTACGAGATCAGTTTCAACTTCCTCCGCCACTTGTTTGACCTCTTAGTCGTTGGCTTCCTGTGGACTGTGTCTCCTCCCACAAAGCTGATCCTCGAGGTGTTGGGAGTCCAGGGAGCACTGCGGCTGTGGTTTCATGGTATGGCCATGTTTTTTGTCTCCACAGTTGGAATGGCAGGATTACTCTGGTTGATCCAGGAGTATCTCTATCAGTTTGCTTTGATCTATGGCATCATACAGGCAGTGGTGATCTCTGTCAGTGTTCGACAGAGTGTGATAACCGGCGTggacggagaagaagaagatgaaaaggaggaggagggaaaggagaCTAACGAAATGACAGATTGTAAGAAGCATACAGAAAAACTTGTGTCCATTGAGGACAAGGTGAAGACGAGTTAA
- the ppp1r11 gene encoding E3 ubiquitin-protein ligase PPP1R11 — protein MAEAPGTSSETITETVQNSTPPPPQQEGRSLTIKLRKRKTEKKVEWSSDTVDNEHLGRRSSKCCCIYEKPRQFGESSSESEGDDDEEGCGSAHCILGHGRRDNGQRGSGGTTVPPNTGGSHTH, from the exons ATGGCGGAGGCTCCTGGGACATCAAGTGAGACGATAACGGAGACTGTTCAAAATAGCACACCGCCTCCGCCCCAGCAG GAGGGAAGAAGCCTGACAATcaagctgaggaagaggaagactgAGAAGAAGGTGGAGTGGTCCAGTGACACTGTTGACAACGAGCACCTGGGAAGAAGGTCTTCAAAAT GCTGCTGTATCTATGAGAAGCCCCGACAGTTTGGAGAGTCGTCCTCTGAAAGCGAgggggatgatgatgaagaagggtGTGGCAGCGCTCACTGTATCCTGGGGCATGGAAGGAGAGACAATGGACAGAGAGGGTCTGGGGGTACCACAGTGCCCCCAAACACTGGAGGGTCTCATACCCACTAA